In a genomic window of Enterobacter asburiae:
- a CDS encoding molecular chaperone encodes MKTLFKLLCGCLIVSCCSVQASVVLGGTRIIYPSNKSEVQIALKNKDPHTRYLVQSWVSYPNDAKAPFIITPPVYKLQENRQTLLHVIFTGDKKSLPADRESLFLANVKSVSALSPELKEKNTLQFAMKTRLKLFWRPAQLKETDALSAYEKITFHRQGDTLIANNPTPFYVSFGELAVGGKSVPVKETKTTPGAISMMVAPFSEQRFALPNSAKGAVTWTAINDFGGQTPQRKQAL; translated from the coding sequence ATGAAGACTTTATTTAAATTGTTATGTGGTTGTTTAATTGTTTCCTGCTGTTCAGTACAGGCAAGTGTTGTTCTCGGCGGTACGCGAATTATTTATCCATCGAATAAATCTGAAGTTCAAATAGCACTTAAAAATAAAGATCCTCATACGCGTTATCTGGTGCAAAGCTGGGTCAGTTATCCCAATGATGCAAAAGCGCCTTTCATTATTACGCCCCCTGTTTACAAATTGCAGGAAAATCGTCAAACCCTTTTGCACGTTATTTTTACCGGCGATAAAAAAAGCCTGCCCGCAGACCGGGAATCACTGTTTCTGGCGAACGTTAAATCGGTATCGGCACTTTCACCTGAGCTGAAAGAGAAAAATACGCTGCAGTTTGCGATGAAAACGCGCCTCAAACTGTTCTGGCGCCCCGCTCAGTTGAAAGAAACCGATGCGCTGAGTGCCTATGAAAAAATCACTTTCCATCGCCAGGGTGACACGCTTATCGCAAACAACCCGACACCGTTTTACGTCTCGTTTGGCGAGCTTGCCGTTGGCGGGAAAAGCGTGCCGGTGAAAGAGACCAAAACCACGCCTGGAGCCATTTCCATGATGGTGGCACCGTTCAGCGAGCAGCGTTTCGCGTTACCGAATTCAGCAAAGGGCGCGGTGACCTGGACGGCAATCAACGATTTCGGTGGACAGACCCCGCAACGCAAACAGGCTCTTTAA